Proteins from a single region of Diaphorobacter limosus:
- a CDS encoding ABC transporter substrate binding protein, translated as MLPIACGLRPILIAAIAALLATSPPAGAQTAAPRRIAYLGTGPSESVRVCMNQVRRALQESGWSFDGQLALEWNDAGNDPAQLTPMAQAIVASRPDILIATENMPNEALMKATQKLPIVVMGPTNLHHVLDAQLRPLANVTGVSLGLNNQYAIKPVEVLLQAFPTARRIGMMENNDQPGHNDGGSVGPITDMVRQIGAELVRVKFSGEAGIASAWDELAGRKVDAVMIRPDTSAFLGEHARQAQRVGMPAIAHNSWFATRYGGLLSYGAVGRVNMCGRGARYIDQVLRGRPLAELPIEELYEAALVVNLDAAQRLGVTLPPALIARADRLIQPGERTLAPRADATPLPPFQPPARAR; from the coding sequence ATGCTCCCCATTGCGTGCGGCCTTCGGCCCATCCTCATTGCCGCCATCGCCGCCTTATTGGCCACCAGCCCACCCGCCGGCGCGCAAACCGCCGCGCCCCGGCGTATCGCCTACCTGGGCACCGGGCCGAGCGAGTCGGTGCGGGTCTGCATGAACCAGGTGCGCCGCGCCCTGCAGGAGTCCGGCTGGTCATTCGACGGTCAACTGGCGCTGGAATGGAACGACGCAGGCAACGATCCAGCCCAGCTCACCCCGATGGCCCAGGCGATCGTGGCCAGCCGGCCCGATATCCTGATCGCCACCGAGAACATGCCGAACGAGGCCCTGATGAAGGCCACGCAGAAGCTGCCGATCGTCGTCATGGGTCCAACCAACCTGCACCATGTCCTCGATGCGCAATTGCGCCCGTTGGCCAATGTCACCGGCGTCTCGCTGGGCCTGAACAACCAGTATGCGATCAAGCCGGTGGAGGTGTTGCTGCAGGCGTTTCCGACAGCCCGCCGCATTGGCATGATGGAAAACAACGACCAACCAGGACACAACGACGGGGGATCGGTCGGGCCGATCACGGACATGGTGAGGCAGATCGGCGCCGAGTTGGTGCGCGTGAAATTCTCGGGCGAGGCCGGCATTGCCAGCGCCTGGGACGAGCTGGCCGGACGCAAGGTCGATGCCGTGATGATCCGGCCGGATACCTCGGCGTTTCTCGGCGAGCACGCGCGCCAGGCGCAGCGCGTGGGCATGCCGGCGATCGCACACAACTCCTGGTTCGCCACGCGTTATGGCGGCCTGCTCAGCTACGGCGCCGTCGGGCGCGTCAACATGTGCGGGCGCGGGGCGCGCTACATCGACCAAGTGCTGCGCGGCCGCCCGCTGGCCGAGCTGCCGATCGAAGAACTGTACGAAGCGGCGCTGGTCGTCAACCTCGACGCCGCCCAGCGTCTGGGTGTAACGCTGCCGCCCGCGCTGATCGCGCGCGCCGACCGCCTGATCCAGCCCGGCGAGCGCACGCTGGCGCCCAGAGCCGACGCCACGCCCCTGCCTCCCTTCCAGCCTCCCGCGCGCGCCCGCTGA
- the gspE gene encoding type II secretion system ATPase GspE — translation MRHPLPYAFARTSQLLLEDDGQQLVLWHGPSPNAGALSEVLRKHAVQQLMQIDAALLAQRISAAYAQSESSAATVVSEVEEEADLSRMMQELPAVEDLLESAGDAPIIRMLNALLTQAVRDGASDIHIEPYERHSSVRFRVDGTLREVVQPNRALHAALISRLKIMADLDISEKRLPQDGRISLRLGTRAIDVRVSTLPNAHGERAVLRLLDKSESKLTLESVGMQGDVLARLEGLITQPHGIILVTGPTGSGKTTTLYAALSRLDAGRSNIMTVEDPIEYELPGVGQTQVNAKIDLTFAKALRAILRQDPDVIMIGEIRDFETAQIAIQASLTGHLVLATLHTNDAASAITRLTDMGVEPFLLSSSLLGVLAQRLVRKYCGHCHGGDHGTGCEHCGHTGYAGRTGVFELLLVNDAIRAQIHDQTAEAEVRAQALAGGMQLMREDGQRLVAAGITSREELLRVTRD, via the coding sequence ATGCGCCACCCCCTGCCCTACGCCTTTGCGCGCACCAGCCAGCTGCTGCTGGAAGACGACGGCCAGCAGCTCGTGCTGTGGCATGGCCCGTCGCCCAACGCCGGCGCGCTGTCCGAGGTGCTGCGCAAGCACGCCGTGCAGCAGCTCATGCAGATCGACGCCGCCCTCCTGGCCCAACGCATCAGCGCCGCCTACGCGCAAAGCGAATCCAGCGCCGCCACCGTGGTCAGCGAGGTCGAGGAAGAGGCCGACCTCTCGCGCATGATGCAGGAGCTGCCCGCGGTCGAGGACTTGCTCGAATCGGCCGGCGACGCGCCCATCATCCGCATGCTCAACGCCCTGCTGACCCAGGCCGTGCGCGATGGCGCCAGCGACATCCACATCGAGCCCTACGAGCGCCATTCCAGCGTGCGCTTTCGTGTCGATGGCACGCTGCGCGAGGTGGTGCAGCCCAACCGGGCGCTGCACGCGGCGCTGATCAGCCGGCTGAAGATCATGGCCGATCTGGACATCTCCGAAAAACGCCTGCCGCAGGACGGCCGCATCAGCCTGCGGCTGGGCACGCGCGCCATCGACGTGCGCGTCTCCACCCTGCCCAACGCCCATGGCGAACGCGCCGTGCTGCGCCTGCTGGACAAGAGCGAGTCCAAGCTGACGCTGGAATCGGTGGGCATGCAGGGCGACGTGCTGGCGCGCCTGGAGGGCCTGATCACCCAGCCGCACGGCATCATCCTCGTCACCGGCCCCACGGGCTCGGGCAAGACCACCACCCTGTACGCGGCGCTCTCGCGCCTGGACGCCGGCCGCAGCAACATCATGACGGTGGAAGACCCCATCGAATACGAGCTGCCGGGCGTGGGCCAGACCCAGGTCAATGCAAAGATTGACCTGACCTTCGCCAAGGCCCTGCGCGCCATCCTGCGCCAGGACCCGGACGTGATCATGATCGGCGAGATCCGCGACTTCGAGACCGCGCAGATCGCCATCCAGGCCAGCTTGACCGGCCACCTGGTGCTGGCCACGCTGCACACCAACGACGCGGCCAGCGCCATCACGCGCCTGACCGACATGGGGGTGGAGCCGTTTTTGCTGTCCTCGTCGCTGCTCGGCGTGCTGGCCCAGCGCCTGGTGCGCAAGTATTGCGGCCACTGCCATGGTGGCGACCACGGCACGGGCTGCGAGCATTGCGGCCACACTGGCTACGCCGGGCGCACCGGGGTGTTCGAGCTGCTGTTGGTCAATGACGCAATACGCGCCCAGATCCACGACCAGACGGCCGAGGCCGAGGTGCGCGCCCAGGCCCTGGCCGGCGGCATGCAGCTGATGCGCGAGGACGGCCAGCGCCTGGTCGCCGCCGGCATCACCAGCCGCGAGGAGCTGCTGCGCGTGACGCGCGATTGA
- the gspD gene encoding type II secretion system secretin GspD, producing MPFSSRHPWRFALHSIAVYALLVCANGQINAQTTAKSNPPSVRASEPVTLNFANAEIEAVARTMATITGRNVVVDPRVKGQITLVTENAVLPAAAFQQFQAALRLQGFTVVESGGLYKVVPEADAKLQTGAVSVTQGSSGSAPAGGQMVTQIFKLNFENANNLVPVLRPLISPNNTINVNPGNNSLVITDYADNLQRLARIIAAMDVSNATDLEVIPLQHALASDLAPLVARLVEGSGSTGAAPAATQGQTDTAFKTTLLAEPRSNALIVRAANPARLALVRSLVAKLDQPAAPGSSAASGNIHVVYLKNADAVKLAATLRAALQASNPGGGAGATSSGGTGVSGLAQTSPSGGMGNQSSLSSSAMGSSTGGGLGSGTATGLNRGGNSNQPSTGGQIQADPTTNSLIISAPEPQYRQLRAVIDKLDGRRAQVLIESLIVEVSANKVAEFGIQWQTAFGNYGNGAVGVIGTNSNVAGGNIIDLAVAAATGNYASLTSNALGNGMNLAIAPRINGKYYLGALANFLENTGDANVLSTPNLMTLDNEEAQIIIGNNVPFPTGSYTNTGGNNGAVNPFTTVERKDVGLMLRVRPQISENGTVKLTLYQEVSKVDSSTLTNQNGPSTSKRSIESAVLVDDGSVIVIGGLLEDSYSLGQDKVPLMGDLPVVGGLFRNEKRQRQKTNLMVFLRPVVIRDSATSDALMVDRYEAIRALQQNTQPAPSTMMRSVSDAPVLPPLQGGSATGATAVPAPLAPVMLTPPAPARTVPQPQGGEAGNPQ from the coding sequence ATGCCTTTCTCTTCCCGACACCCATGGCGTTTTGCTCTTCATTCGATAGCTGTTTACGCTTTACTGGTATGCGCTAACGGCCAAATCAATGCACAAACTACAGCCAAATCCAATCCGCCCAGCGTGCGCGCCAGCGAGCCGGTGACGCTGAACTTCGCCAACGCCGAGATCGAGGCCGTGGCGCGCACCATGGCCACCATCACCGGCCGCAACGTGGTGGTCGATCCACGCGTCAAGGGCCAGATCACGCTGGTGACCGAGAACGCCGTGCTGCCGGCGGCGGCCTTCCAGCAGTTCCAGGCGGCGCTACGGCTGCAGGGCTTCACGGTGGTCGAATCGGGCGGGCTGTACAAGGTGGTGCCCGAGGCCGACGCCAAGCTGCAGACCGGCGCCGTGAGCGTGACCCAGGGCAGCAGCGGCAGCGCCCCCGCGGGCGGGCAGATGGTGACGCAGATCTTCAAGCTCAACTTCGAGAACGCGAACAACCTGGTGCCGGTGCTGCGCCCCCTGATCAGCCCGAACAACACCATCAACGTCAACCCCGGCAACAACTCGCTGGTGATCACCGACTACGCCGACAACCTGCAGCGGCTGGCGCGCATCATCGCCGCCATGGATGTCTCCAACGCCACCGACCTGGAGGTGATACCGCTGCAGCACGCGCTGGCCTCCGACCTGGCGCCGCTGGTGGCGCGGCTGGTCGAGGGCTCGGGCAGCACCGGGGCCGCACCGGCCGCAACCCAGGGCCAGACCGACACCGCCTTCAAGACCACGCTGCTGGCGGAGCCACGCAGCAACGCGCTGATCGTGCGCGCGGCCAATCCCGCGCGGCTGGCGCTGGTGCGCTCGCTGGTGGCCAAGCTGGACCAGCCGGCCGCGCCCGGCAGCTCGGCGGCCAGCGGCAACATCCATGTGGTCTACCTGAAGAATGCCGACGCCGTGAAGCTGGCCGCCACGCTGCGCGCCGCGCTGCAGGCAAGCAATCCGGGCGGCGGCGCCGGCGCCACCTCGAGCGGCGGCACGGGCGTCAGCGGCCTGGCGCAAACCAGCCCGTCAGGCGGCATGGGGAACCAAAGCAGCCTGAGCAGCAGCGCCATGGGCAGCAGCACCGGCGGCGGCCTGGGCTCGGGCACTGCCACGGGCCTGAACCGCGGCGGCAACAGCAACCAGCCCAGCACGGGCGGACAGATACAGGCCGACCCGACGACCAACTCGCTCATCATCAGCGCGCCCGAGCCGCAGTACCGCCAGCTGCGCGCCGTGATCGACAAGCTGGACGGCCGGCGCGCCCAGGTGCTGATCGAGAGCCTGATCGTGGAGGTGAGCGCCAACAAGGTGGCCGAGTTCGGCATCCAGTGGCAAACCGCTTTCGGCAACTACGGCAACGGCGCCGTTGGGGTGATAGGCACCAACTCCAACGTGGCCGGCGGCAACATCATCGACTTGGCGGTGGCTGCTGCCACGGGCAACTACGCGTCGCTCACCAGCAACGCCCTGGGCAATGGCATGAACCTGGCCATCGCCCCGCGCATCAACGGCAAGTACTACCTGGGCGCGCTGGCCAACTTCCTGGAGAACACGGGCGATGCCAACGTGCTGTCCACCCCCAACCTGATGACGCTGGACAACGAAGAGGCGCAGATCATCATCGGCAACAACGTGCCCTTCCCCACCGGCTCATACACCAACACCGGCGGCAACAACGGCGCCGTGAACCCCTTCACCACCGTGGAGCGCAAGGACGTGGGCCTGATGCTGCGCGTGCGCCCGCAGATCAGCGAGAACGGCACGGTCAAGCTGACGCTGTACCAGGAGGTCTCCAAGGTGGACAGCTCCACACTCACCAACCAGAACGGCCCCTCGACCAGCAAGCGCTCCATCGAGTCCGCCGTGCTGGTGGACGACGGCAGCGTGATCGTCATCGGCGGCCTGCTGGAAGACAGCTACTCGCTGGGCCAGGACAAGGTGCCGCTGATGGGCGACCTGCCCGTGGTGGGCGGGCTGTTCCGCAACGAAAAACGCCAGCGCCAGAAGACCAATTTGATGGTCTTTCTGCGCCCGGTGGTGATACGCGACAGCGCCACCAGCGACGCGCTGATGGTGGACCGTTACGAGGCCATTCGCGCGCTGCAGCAAAACACCCAGCCAGCCCCCAGCACCATGATGCGCAGCGTGTCCGATGCGCCGGTATTGCCGCCGCTGCAAGGCGGCAGCGCCACCGGCGCCACCGCCGTACCCGCGCCGCTGGCGCCGGTCATGCTCACGCCGCCGGCACCCGCACGCACCGTGCCGCAGCCCCAGGGCGGCGAAGCCGGCAACCCGCAGTAA
- the gspN gene encoding type II secretion system protein N — protein sequence MAVPRAPWRWAALGLCLGALPALALWAPARWLAGGVQQASGGQLQLQQAQGTVWTGSARLVLTGGAGSEDQAALPGRVRWRLRPAWGGAQAEIAADCCTAQPLTLRAALGLGALQLQITDGQSQWPAGVLAGLGTPWNTVQPQGRLQLVTTGLALQWAAGRMQLQGQARLDALDMSSRLSTLRPMGSYRLLLQGGSGGQAPQLTLSTLDGALLLSGNGQWVGQRLRFTGEASAAPERAAALANLLNIIGRRSGARSIITLG from the coding sequence ATGGCAGTGCCACGCGCGCCCTGGCGCTGGGCCGCGCTCGGGCTGTGCCTGGGGGCATTGCCCGCGCTGGCGCTGTGGGCGCCGGCGCGCTGGCTGGCCGGCGGGGTGCAGCAGGCCAGCGGCGGCCAGCTGCAGTTGCAGCAGGCGCAGGGCACGGTGTGGACGGGCTCGGCCCGGCTGGTGCTGACCGGCGGCGCCGGCAGCGAAGACCAGGCCGCCCTGCCCGGGCGCGTGCGCTGGCGCCTGCGCCCCGCCTGGGGCGGCGCCCAGGCAGAGATTGCGGCCGATTGCTGCACGGCCCAGCCGCTCACGCTGCGCGCCGCGCTAGGCCTGGGCGCACTGCAACTGCAGATCACCGATGGCCAGAGCCAATGGCCGGCCGGCGTGCTGGCCGGCCTGGGCACGCCCTGGAACACCGTGCAGCCACAGGGCCGGCTGCAGCTGGTCACCACCGGCCTGGCCCTGCAATGGGCGGCCGGGCGCATGCAGCTGCAGGGCCAGGCGCGGCTGGATGCGCTGGACATGTCCTCGCGCCTGTCCACGCTGCGGCCCATGGGCAGCTACCGGCTGCTGCTGCAGGGCGGCTCGGGCGGCCAGGCACCGCAGCTTACGCTGTCTACGCTGGATGGCGCGCTGCTGCTGTCGGGCAACGGCCAGTGGGTGGGGCAGCGCCTGCGTTTTACCGGCGAGGCCAGCGCCGCGCCCGAGCGCGCGGCGGCGCTGGCGAATCTTCTGAACATCATCGGACGGCGCAGCGGCGCACGATCCATCATCACCCTGGGGTGA
- the gspM gene encoding type II secretion system protein GspM, which translates to MNPNAMPPPRAMAAALRQHWASLAPREQTLVLAAATVLGLALLWSLLLAPALAQLRASPARHAALDAQLQQMQALQAQALHLKDIPRPTGNETLPVLWRSLGQQLSAGTQMSTTGDRAAITLKDVPPEALAQWLAQVRSTTRAVPTEARLMRNTASTGGASPPAPWNGTLTLALPPN; encoded by the coding sequence ATGAACCCGAACGCAATGCCCCCACCCCGGGCCATGGCCGCCGCGCTGCGCCAGCATTGGGCCAGCCTGGCGCCGCGTGAACAGACCCTGGTGCTGGCCGCCGCCACCGTACTCGGCCTGGCCCTCTTGTGGTCGCTGCTGCTGGCCCCGGCGCTGGCGCAGCTGCGCGCGTCGCCGGCGCGCCACGCCGCGCTGGACGCGCAACTGCAGCAAATGCAGGCCCTGCAGGCCCAGGCCCTGCATCTCAAGGACATACCGCGCCCCACCGGCAACGAGACCCTGCCCGTGCTGTGGCGCTCGCTGGGGCAGCAGCTGAGCGCCGGCACACAGATGAGCACCACCGGCGACCGGGCCGCCATCACGCTGAAGGATGTCCCGCCCGAGGCCCTGGCGCAGTGGCTGGCCCAGGTGCGCAGCACGACGCGCGCCGTGCCCACCGAGGCCCGGCTGATGCGCAACACGGCCAGCACCGGCGGCGCCAGCCCCCCCGCGCCGTGGAACGGCACGCTGACCCTGGCCCTGCCGCCAAACTGA
- the gspL gene encoding type II secretion system protein GspL — translation MSTLVITLPLGSPQAPADYSYTLTVDGHNATQQASASAALLPDPGRTGEVVAVVPVRALSWQRVTLPPGALAQSARLRAVLDGLLEEQLLDDPAQLHFALQPGAQAGSPIWVAVCDRAWLRQALQALEAAGRPADRVVPEFAPGPTASGREECEVLGQPEDAYAVLTGHGAQQAVAVLPLAAARALFTQAPGDEDEDPLPVRAEPAVAALAERLLGRPVQLRTASQRALAAARGDWDLAQFDLASSGRTRLMRRLGSAAGAFARAPQWRAARWALGLALAAQVIGLNLWAWQDRQALAAKQAGLRAILTQTFPHIKAVVDAPVQMQRELAQLRQATGSLERQDLEPLMAAAGAALPPTQVPAQIEYTHGDLVLRGVQLQPEELAAMNQRLAAHGYEARAQEGTLLVRTQDRP, via the coding sequence ATGAGCACCCTCGTCATCACCCTGCCCCTGGGCTCGCCGCAGGCCCCCGCCGACTACAGCTACACGCTCACGGTCGACGGCCACAACGCCACCCAGCAAGCCAGCGCCAGCGCCGCCCTGCTGCCCGACCCGGGCCGCACCGGCGAAGTGGTGGCCGTGGTGCCGGTGCGCGCCCTGTCCTGGCAGCGCGTGACGCTGCCCCCGGGCGCGCTGGCGCAAAGCGCGCGGCTGCGCGCCGTGCTCGACGGCCTGCTGGAAGAGCAGCTGCTCGACGACCCGGCCCAGCTGCACTTTGCCCTGCAGCCGGGTGCCCAGGCCGGCAGCCCGATCTGGGTCGCCGTGTGCGACCGCGCCTGGCTGCGCCAGGCCCTGCAGGCGCTGGAGGCCGCGGGCCGCCCGGCCGATCGCGTGGTGCCGGAGTTCGCTCCCGGCCCCACGGCCAGCGGACGCGAGGAATGCGAGGTGCTGGGCCAGCCCGAAGACGCCTACGCCGTGCTCACCGGCCATGGCGCGCAGCAGGCCGTGGCCGTGCTGCCGCTGGCGGCCGCCAGGGCGCTCTTCACCCAGGCACCGGGCGATGAAGATGAAGACCCCCTGCCGGTGCGCGCCGAACCCGCCGTGGCCGCGCTGGCCGAGCGCCTGCTGGGCCGCCCGGTGCAGCTGCGCACCGCCAGCCAGCGCGCCCTGGCCGCCGCGCGCGGCGACTGGGATCTGGCCCAGTTCGACCTGGCCAGCAGCGGGCGCACGCGCCTCATGCGCCGCCTGGGCAGCGCCGCGGGCGCCTTTGCACGCGCCCCCCAATGGCGCGCCGCGCGCTGGGCCCTGGGCCTGGCACTGGCCGCGCAGGTCATAGGCCTGAACCTGTGGGCCTGGCAGGATCGCCAGGCGCTGGCGGCCAAGCAGGCCGGCCTGCGCGCCATCCTCACCCAGACCTTTCCGCACATCAAGGCCGTGGTGGATGCGCCGGTGCAGATGCAGCGTGAACTGGCCCAGCTGCGCCAGGCCACCGGCAGCCTGGAGCGCCAGGATCTGGAGCCGCTCATGGCCGCCGCCGGCGCCGCCCTGCCGCCAACACAGGTACCGGCGCAGATCGAATACACCCACGGCGATCTGGTGCTGCGCGGGGTGCAGCTGCAGCCCGAGGAGCTTGCCGCCATGAACCAGCGCCTGGCCGCCCATGGCTATGAGGCCCGCGCGCAAGAAGGCACCCTGCTGGTGCGCACACAGGACCGCCCATGA
- the gspK gene encoding type II secretion system minor pseudopilin GspK gives MLTVTLVATFAAAAMWQQWRAIEVETAERGRIQSAWILVGALDWSRLILREDSLAQGGDGTDNLSEPWAVPLQEARLSTFLAANRNVAQVEDASTDTADAFLSGQITDQQGLLNLRNLAGDKQVDATAQRQFARLFDYLGLPRQQLDQLAQAVLLATTREGEPNNTPLLPQSVAQLGWWGLPQPSIAALAPHVTLLPVRTLVNLNTASAVVLWASADGLDMADAQRLVQRRESQYFRNLADAAELVRGSSAISASTHAVASHYFEVRGRLRLDGAVVEERSLVFKQRGDVRTLWRERGGLSALDDTALGPKMPRPTSIP, from the coding sequence ATGCTCACCGTGACCCTGGTGGCCACCTTTGCCGCCGCGGCCATGTGGCAGCAGTGGCGCGCTATCGAGGTCGAGACCGCCGAGCGCGGGCGCATCCAGTCGGCCTGGATCCTGGTCGGCGCGCTGGACTGGTCGCGCCTGATACTGCGCGAGGACTCGCTGGCGCAGGGCGGCGACGGCACCGATAACCTCAGCGAACCCTGGGCCGTGCCGCTGCAGGAGGCGCGCCTGTCCACCTTTCTGGCCGCCAACCGCAACGTGGCCCAGGTGGAGGATGCCAGCACCGACACCGCCGACGCCTTTCTGTCCGGCCAGATCACCGACCAGCAGGGCCTGCTGAACCTGCGCAACCTGGCCGGCGACAAGCAGGTGGACGCCACCGCGCAGCGGCAGTTCGCGCGCCTGTTCGACTACCTGGGCCTGCCGCGCCAGCAGCTTGACCAGCTGGCGCAGGCGGTGCTGCTGGCCACGACGCGCGAGGGCGAGCCGAACAACACGCCGCTGCTGCCGCAAAGCGTGGCCCAGCTGGGCTGGTGGGGGCTGCCGCAGCCCTCCATCGCGGCGCTGGCGCCCCATGTCACGCTGCTGCCGGTGCGCACCCTGGTCAACCTGAACACCGCCAGCGCCGTGGTGCTGTGGGCCAGCGCCGACGGCCTGGACATGGCCGACGCCCAGCGCCTGGTGCAGCGGCGCGAGAGCCAGTACTTTCGCAACCTGGCCGACGCGGCCGAGCTGGTGCGCGGCAGCAGCGCCATCAGCGCCAGCACGCATGCGGTGGCGTCGCACTACTTCGAGGTGCGCGGCCGGCTGCGCCTGGATGGCGCCGTGGTCGAGGAGCGCTCCCTGGTCTTCAAGCAGCGCGGCGACGTGCGCACCCTGTGGCGCGAGCGCGGCGGCCTGAGCGCCCTGGACGACACCGCACTGGGCCCTAAAATGCCCCGCCCGACCTCCATCCCATGA
- a CDS encoding prepilin-type N-terminal cleavage/methylation domain-containing protein translates to MRRGQPGFTLVELLVAIAVMALLAIVSWRGLDGMVRAQQITRERADAVLELQTVLAQWGADLDALQAIEHTEPLAWDGQALRLTRRGMRQPDEGAIVVAWALRNADGTNRWLRWQSPPVRTRAEWSEAWARAAQWARTPSSAERERETLLMPLAGWQLYYYRGGAWANAQSANTGASLPQAPGGLSSTAASIPEGVRLQLTLPEGGALAGVVTRDWANPLLGGGKS, encoded by the coding sequence ATGCGGCGCGGGCAGCCCGGTTTCACCCTGGTCGAGCTGCTGGTCGCCATTGCGGTGATGGCGCTGCTGGCCATCGTCAGCTGGCGCGGGCTGGACGGCATGGTGCGCGCGCAGCAGATCACGCGCGAGCGCGCCGACGCCGTGCTGGAGCTGCAGACCGTGCTGGCGCAATGGGGCGCCGACCTGGACGCGCTGCAGGCCATCGAGCACACCGAGCCCCTGGCCTGGGATGGCCAGGCGCTGCGCCTGACGCGCCGCGGCATGCGCCAGCCCGACGAGGGCGCCATCGTCGTCGCCTGGGCGCTGCGCAACGCGGACGGCACCAACCGCTGGCTGCGCTGGCAGTCGCCCCCGGTGCGCACGCGCGCCGAATGGAGCGAGGCCTGGGCCCGCGCCGCGCAGTGGGCGCGCACGCCCAGCAGCGCCGAGCGCGAGCGCGAAACGCTGCTCATGCCGCTGGCCGGCTGGCAGCTGTATTACTACCGCGGCGGTGCCTGGGCCAATGCACAGTCGGCCAACACCGGCGCCAGCCTGCCGCAGGCGCCCGGCGGGCTGAGCAGCACCGCGGCCAGCATTCCCGAGGGCGTGCGCCTGCAGCTCACGCTGCCCGAGGGCGGCGCGCTGGCCGGCGTGGTCACGCGCGACTGGGCGAACCCGCTGCTGGGCGGGGGCAAGTCATGA
- the gspI gene encoding type II secretion system minor pseudopilin GspI, which produces MKDKAAGFTLVEVLVALAIVAIALMAGLQATSALTRNTARQTDVVLAHACAENELVKVRLSRQMPAIGDARVVCEQAGRGYEVAVSVTPTPNPQFRRVDAQVFDAQAPVLRLSTIVGRY; this is translated from the coding sequence ATGAAAGACAAGGCGGCTGGGTTCACGCTGGTCGAGGTGCTGGTGGCCCTGGCCATCGTGGCCATTGCGTTGATGGCGGGGCTGCAGGCCACATCCGCCCTGACGCGCAACACCGCACGCCAGACCGACGTGGTGCTGGCCCATGCCTGCGCCGAGAACGAGCTGGTCAAGGTACGCCTGTCGCGCCAGATGCCGGCCATTGGCGACGCGCGCGTGGTCTGCGAGCAGGCCGGGCGCGGCTACGAAGTGGCGGTGAGCGTGACACCCACGCCGAACCCGCAGTTCCGGCGCGTGGATGCGCAGGTGTTTGACGCACAGGCGCCGGTGCTGCGCCTGTCCACCATCGTGGGAAGGTATTGA
- a CDS encoding type II secretion system protein, with protein MTLAQAMPAGAAQEPPGRAVAQGGFTLLELLVVIAIIALATAGVGLALRDSGAAALQREGERLAALLEAARAQSRASGAAVRWRADAQGFQFEGLVGSQLPRHWLDSATSVRGPATLWLGPEPLIGAQQVLIVSQAHPERAVRVATDGLRPFSAQALP; from the coding sequence ATGACACTGGCACAAGCCATGCCGGCAGGCGCCGCGCAAGAGCCACCCGGCCGCGCGGTGGCCCAGGGCGGATTCACACTGCTTGAGCTGCTGGTGGTGATCGCCATCATCGCCCTGGCCACGGCCGGCGTGGGCCTGGCGCTGCGTGACAGCGGCGCTGCGGCGCTGCAGCGCGAGGGCGAGCGCCTGGCGGCGCTGCTGGAGGCGGCGCGGGCGCAGTCGCGCGCCTCGGGTGCGGCCGTGCGCTGGCGCGCCGATGCCCAGGGCTTTCAGTTTGAGGGCCTGGTGGGCAGCCAGCTGCCGCGCCATTGGCTGGACAGCGCCACCTCGGTGCGCGGCCCGGCAACGCTGTGGCTGGGGCCCGAGCCACTGATAGGCGCGCAGCAGGTGCTGATCGTCAGCCAGGCCCACCCCGAGCGCGCCGTGCGCGTGGCCACCGACGGGCTGCGGCCCTTCAGCGCGCAGGCCCTGCCATGA
- the gspG gene encoding type II secretion system major pseudopilin GspG, whose protein sequence is MVVLVIIGVLAALIVPNVLDRADDARVTAGRTDIANISQALKLYRLDNQRYPTAEQGLQALIAKPATAPVPGNWRPYLEKLPNDPWGHPYQYLNPGIKGEVDVMSFGADGQSGGEGKNADIGSWQ, encoded by the coding sequence ATGGTGGTGCTGGTGATCATCGGCGTGCTGGCCGCGCTCATCGTGCCCAATGTGCTCGATCGCGCCGATGACGCGCGCGTGACCGCCGGGCGCACCGACATCGCCAACATCTCACAGGCGCTCAAGCTCTACCGCCTGGACAACCAGCGCTACCCCACGGCCGAACAAGGCCTGCAGGCACTGATCGCCAAGCCCGCCACCGCCCCGGTGCCCGGCAACTGGCGCCCCTACCTGGAAAAGCTGCCCAACGACCCCTGGGGCCACCCCTACCAGTACCTGAACCCGGGCATCAAGGGCGAAGTGGATGTGATGTCCTTCGGCGCCGACGGCCAGTCCGGCGGCGAGGGCAAGAATGCCGATATTGGCAGCTGGCAGTAA